The following are encoded in a window of Bacillus xiapuensis genomic DNA:
- a CDS encoding ABC transporter permease, with translation MNTWIKQCQAETLRVLRNPYFVFWSLAMPIFFYFIFTKVINTNVPNEAMWQAHYLMSMTAFSVMGSAIMTLGIRLVQERSLGWSAYMRITPLPNTIYFLAQMAGQTLIHLLSIIVIFTAGALINDISLTLWQWIGSGLWILFGSFPFLALGILFGAMRKVETAAGVSNVLYIALALCGGLWMPLDVMPETMQKIAEWLPSYHYGSGAWELIRGDAPSWKNVLILLSYFLLFMILSSYTRRKQEAM, from the coding sequence ATGAATACATGGATCAAGCAATGTCAGGCGGAAACTCTGCGGGTGCTGCGCAATCCTTATTTTGTATTTTGGTCATTAGCTATGCCGATCTTTTTCTATTTTATCTTTACGAAGGTGATAAACACGAATGTGCCAAATGAGGCCATGTGGCAAGCTCATTATTTAATGTCGATGACTGCTTTTAGTGTGATGGGGTCCGCAATCATGACTTTGGGGATTCGGCTTGTACAAGAACGATCGCTTGGTTGGTCAGCGTATATGCGTATCACTCCGCTTCCCAACACCATCTATTTCCTTGCCCAAATGGCCGGCCAGACGTTGATTCATCTGCTTTCCATCATAGTTATATTTACGGCTGGCGCGCTCATAAATGACATTTCTCTTACCCTTTGGCAGTGGATCGGCAGCGGGCTATGGATTTTGTTCGGGTCATTTCCGTTTCTTGCATTAGGCATTTTGTTTGGAGCGATGAGGAAAGTGGAAACGGCCGCGGGAGTGAGCAATGTATTATATATTGCTTTAGCATTGTGCGGAGGACTGTGGATGCCGTTGGATGTTATGCCAGAGACAATGCAGAAAATTGCCGAATGGCTGCCTTCTTACCATTATGGCAGCGGTGCATGGGAGCTTATACGGGGAGATGCTCCCAGCTGGAAGAATGTTCTGATTTTATTATCATACTTTTTGCTGTTCATGATACTATCTAGTTATACGAGAAGAAAACAAGAAGCGATGTGA
- a CDS encoding NUDIX domain-containing protein — MNHDLEVYPGVAVVVFDKSQRVLLQKRADVGLWGLPSGHVEPGETVAEAAVREIQEETNLHIRIKKLIGVYSEPASQIFHYPNGRKVHFITTCFLAEVIGGELCCHSDESLDVQFVHIDQLPADLLPMHPRWLEDALSRKAEAFIR, encoded by the coding sequence ATGAATCATGATCTTGAAGTGTATCCGGGAGTTGCGGTTGTCGTTTTCGATAAGAGTCAGCGGGTGCTGCTGCAGAAACGGGCGGATGTGGGTCTTTGGGGATTGCCGTCAGGACATGTAGAGCCCGGGGAAACGGTAGCGGAAGCCGCTGTGCGGGAAATTCAAGAAGAGACTAACTTGCACATTCGGATTAAAAAATTAATCGGTGTATATTCAGAACCCGCTTCGCAAATTTTTCATTATCCAAATGGACGAAAAGTTCATTTCATCACGACGTGCTTTTTAGCGGAGGTGATTGGCGGGGAGCTTTGCTGCCACTCGGACGAATCTCTCGATGTGCAATTTGTCCATATCGATCAATTGCCTGCTGATTTGCTTCCTATGCATCCTCGCTGGCTTGAAGATGCTCTATCCAGAAAAGCTGAGGCCTTTATTCGTTAA
- a CDS encoding sensor histidine kinase: MGRKKWNIQLFPKSFGILPYIFLLYVIMPAYNVMNETGWERVLGAALLFLFLITYRQLYVSMGEENFSFWLAFQMLIVFIFSLFFHVNMIFMGFFPANFIGWYEHTVQEQRKFKIAFSFLILIEVLPLIRWGLLTDLRELAYFFPFLIVMLLSPFGVRSINKQMQLEKQLDEANEQINELVKREERLRISRDLHDTLGHTLSLIALKSQLVERLIRRDADRAENEAKEIEKTSRAALKQVRELVASMRAITIADELIHVEKILQAAGIAYHCKAEMDLSEISPLFQSIISMCLREAATNVVKHSQAENCMIQITRSEEEIRVEMKDDGVGVGVPDRNSSGLKGMEERLALVGGSYRLINQNGALLAITVPVIKKEGVCV; encoded by the coding sequence ATGGGTAGGAAGAAGTGGAATATTCAATTGTTCCCAAAGTCATTCGGGATTCTTCCCTATATATTTCTGTTGTATGTGATTATGCCGGCTTACAATGTGATGAACGAAACGGGATGGGAAAGGGTGCTTGGTGCAGCCTTGCTCTTTCTGTTCTTAATCACTTACCGGCAGCTGTACGTTTCAATGGGAGAGGAGAATTTTTCTTTTTGGCTGGCTTTTCAAATGCTGATCGTGTTCATTTTTAGTTTATTTTTTCATGTTAATATGATATTTATGGGTTTTTTTCCAGCCAATTTTATCGGATGGTATGAGCATACGGTACAGGAGCAGCGAAAGTTTAAAATCGCTTTCTCCTTTCTAATTCTTATTGAAGTTCTTCCTCTAATCAGATGGGGGCTGCTTACTGATCTGAGAGAGCTGGCTTATTTCTTTCCGTTTTTAATCGTTATGCTGCTCTCTCCCTTCGGCGTTCGTTCTATAAATAAGCAAATGCAGCTCGAAAAGCAATTAGATGAAGCCAATGAGCAAATAAATGAATTGGTGAAGCGGGAGGAAAGACTTCGAATTTCCCGGGATTTGCATGACACGTTAGGCCATACACTATCGCTTATAGCTTTAAAAAGTCAATTGGTGGAAAGGTTAATCAGACGGGATGCCGACCGAGCGGAGAATGAAGCGAAAGAAATAGAGAAAACATCGCGAGCCGCTCTTAAACAAGTGCGAGAGCTTGTAGCCAGTATGAGAGCCATAACGATTGCGGATGAATTAATTCATGTTGAAAAGATTTTGCAGGCGGCTGGAATTGCTTATCACTGCAAAGCAGAGATGGATCTGTCAGAAATTTCACCGCTTTTTCAAAGCATTATTAGCATGTGCTTGCGTGAAGCAGCTACTAATGTTGTCAAACATAGCCAAGCCGAGAACTGCATGATTCAAATCACACGGTCAGAGGAAGAGATTCGCGTTGAAATGAAAGACGATGGGGTTGGAGTTGGCGTTCCGGATCGGAACAGCAGCGGACTTAAGGGAATGGAGGAGCGCTTGGCTTTAGTTGGTGGGAGTTACCGACTGATAAATCAAAATGGCGCTTTATTAGCTATTACGGTGCCGGTGATTAAGAAAGAGGGTGTCTGCGTGTGA
- a CDS encoding DUF5105 domain-containing protein: protein MTKKWSLLAIVAVIMTALTACGGEKEGKASSADSNVMEASIKDASFILTGKDDGVSEDQQKGVLLVDIKVKNKSKSPINLSVHRNIKLYDGDEQLNPVTDLYIRDVDLDMQPSSEIGAGKVKELTAAFEVEKDKKYEIGMQPLLADSAEETEEVKLMLDTKKYRDSYEKLQEPAEALAAYIDTIYLGKENSDYEKLISADKAALAEEAKEVFKDHIERYAFSVDITDADAEKYYQSYRSALNQKAEITPKAIANANDKAVVQLEYAALSMESLSDKLSDLKKEYNDNNEYDSEKSEQYAFSKFDSIINSLEADKAREPLKIKMMKKDGKWTVDTSDYNSEYLVNVFAKGSEY, encoded by the coding sequence ATGACAAAGAAATGGAGTTTGTTAGCTATAGTGGCTGTTATTATGACAGCACTTACAGCTTGCGGCGGAGAAAAGGAAGGAAAAGCTTCTTCAGCCGATAGTAATGTAATGGAAGCCTCAATAAAAGACGCTTCATTCATTTTAACAGGCAAAGATGACGGAGTTTCAGAGGATCAGCAAAAGGGTGTATTGCTTGTTGATATAAAAGTAAAAAATAAATCCAAATCTCCTATTAATCTTTCCGTCCACAGAAATATTAAATTATACGATGGAGATGAACAGCTGAACCCTGTCACGGATCTTTATATACGTGATGTGGATCTGGATATGCAGCCGAGCAGCGAGATTGGAGCAGGCAAAGTCAAAGAGCTGACAGCCGCTTTTGAGGTAGAAAAAGATAAGAAATATGAAATAGGTATGCAGCCCTTATTAGCGGATTCTGCCGAAGAAACTGAAGAGGTGAAGCTCATGCTCGATACGAAGAAATACCGAGACAGTTATGAAAAGCTGCAAGAGCCGGCTGAAGCGCTGGCCGCCTATATCGACACTATTTATCTTGGCAAAGAAAACAGTGACTATGAAAAATTAATATCCGCGGATAAAGCTGCTTTAGCAGAAGAGGCTAAAGAAGTGTTTAAAGATCATATAGAAAGATATGCGTTCAGCGTAGATATAACGGATGCAGATGCGGAGAAATATTATCAAAGCTACCGGTCCGCCCTTAATCAAAAAGCTGAAATCACTCCGAAAGCCATAGCTAATGCCAACGATAAAGCCGTTGTTCAATTAGAATATGCGGCGCTTTCCATGGAGAGTTTGAGCGACAAACTATCGGATCTTAAAAAAGAATATAATGATAATAATGAATACGATTCAGAGAAGTCGGAACAGTATGCTTTTTCAAAATTCGATTCGATTATTAACAGCTTAGAGGCGGATAAAGCCCGCGAACCCCTAAAGATCAAAATGATGAAGAAGGATGGCAAGTGGACAGTAGATACCTCTGATTATAACAGTGAGTATTTAGTCAATGTATTTGCGAAAGGATCGGAATACTAA
- a CDS encoding TIGR00266 family protein: MNNHEIDYKIYGDDMQFVEVELDPQETVIAEAGSLMMMEDSIRMETVFGDDSDQGKGLMGKLMGAGKRIITGESLFMTTFTNEGQGKKHVSFASPYPGKIIPMDLSELNGKIICQKDAFLAAAKGVSVGIELQRKLGAGFFGGEGFIMQKLEGDGMCFVHAGGTIHKKTLVPGEVLRIDTGCLVAMTQDIEYNIEAVSGIKTALFGGEGLFFATLKGPGTVWVQSLPFSRLASRVFASAPQAGGSSKGEGGIGGLFSMFSDD, from the coding sequence ATGAATAATCATGAAATTGACTACAAGATTTATGGCGATGACATGCAATTTGTAGAGGTGGAGCTCGATCCGCAGGAAACCGTCATTGCAGAAGCCGGAAGTTTGATGATGATGGAGGACAGCATCCGCATGGAGACTGTATTTGGTGATGACTCTGATCAGGGAAAAGGGCTGATGGGCAAGCTTATGGGAGCAGGAAAACGCATCATTACCGGAGAGAGCCTGTTCATGACAACCTTCACAAATGAAGGGCAAGGCAAGAAGCATGTCTCCTTTGCCAGCCCTTATCCTGGAAAAATTATTCCGATGGATTTAAGTGAGCTGAACGGAAAGATCATTTGTCAAAAGGATGCCTTCCTTGCCGCTGCTAAAGGCGTGTCGGTTGGCATTGAGCTGCAAAGAAAACTGGGGGCCGGATTCTTTGGCGGTGAAGGATTCATCATGCAAAAACTGGAAGGAGATGGCATGTGTTTTGTTCATGCCGGCGGTACAATTCATAAAAAAACGCTCGTTCCTGGTGAAGTGCTCCGCATTGATACCGGCTGTTTAGTCGCGATGACGCAGGATATAGAATATAATATCGAAGCAGTGAGCGGCATTAAAACAGCATTATTCGGCGGAGAAGGCCTCTTCTTCGCCACTTTGAAAGGTCCCGGAACGGTTTGGGTACAATCCTTGCCGTTCAGCCGTTTAGCCAGCCGTGTCTTTGCCTCAGCCCCGCAAGCTGGAGGCTCTTCGAAAGGTGAAGGCGGAATCGGCGGTTTATTCAGTATGTTCAGCGATGACTGA
- a CDS encoding CapA family protein, whose amino-acid sequence MLTGRADQAPSASQKEQSEPAASTPKKADLGIDIVFAGDTMFDWGLEPILQKKGYDYPFTHVKDKVKQADYSFINAETVFTENPDFKDPDQLFWINSDVKGLQAIENAGFQMINIGNNHTMDYMQPGLLDTLKNIKQTDMEYIGAGANKTEAYQSKEVNIKGKTFRFFSFVRFFPKFEWVATEDKPGVPNGYDLDLVKQTIQEQKGDADYVIVYFHWGKEKRNTPVEYQKEYVKELKELGVDLIVGSHPHWLQGFEYYEGMPVAYSLGNFLFPPYVKGRTAETGLLTATFKGDKVQLSFDPYMIDNGIIVPAKGNQRKQLLDYLESISFGVTIDEEGNIK is encoded by the coding sequence ATGCTAACGGGCCGGGCAGACCAAGCTCCATCTGCTTCTCAGAAGGAACAGTCAGAGCCGGCCGCTTCTACACCGAAGAAGGCAGATCTGGGGATTGATATAGTGTTTGCCGGAGACACGATGTTTGATTGGGGACTGGAACCGATCCTGCAGAAAAAAGGCTATGATTATCCGTTTACCCATGTGAAAGACAAGGTGAAGCAAGCGGATTATTCCTTTATTAATGCAGAAACTGTTTTCACAGAAAATCCTGACTTTAAAGATCCTGACCAGCTGTTTTGGATCAACTCCGATGTGAAAGGTCTGCAGGCCATTGAAAATGCTGGTTTTCAAATGATTAACATCGGCAATAATCACACGATGGATTATATGCAGCCCGGATTATTAGATACCCTCAAGAATATCAAGCAGACGGACATGGAGTATATAGGTGCCGGAGCCAATAAGACGGAAGCCTATCAATCTAAAGAGGTCAATATTAAGGGAAAAACATTTCGCTTTTTCTCTTTTGTCCGCTTCTTTCCAAAATTTGAATGGGTAGCCACAGAGGATAAACCGGGAGTTCCAAATGGTTATGATTTAGATCTGGTCAAACAAACCATTCAAGAGCAAAAAGGCGATGCGGATTATGTGATTGTATATTTTCATTGGGGAAAAGAAAAAAGAAACACCCCTGTGGAATATCAGAAAGAGTATGTGAAAGAGTTAAAGGAATTAGGCGTTGACCTTATCGTCGGCTCTCATCCTCATTGGCTGCAAGGCTTTGAATATTATGAAGGCATGCCGGTAGCCTATTCATTAGGAAATTTCCTGTTCCCTCCGTATGTAAAAGGAAGAACAGCGGAAACCGGGCTGTTAACAGCGACATTTAAGGGCGACAAAGTGCAGTTATCCTTTGATCCTTATATGATCGATAACGGGATTATTGTTCCTGCTAAAGGAAACCAAAGGAAGCAGCTCCTTGATTATCTGGAATCCATCTCTTTCGGAGTGACCATTGATGAAGAAGGAAATATTAAATAA
- a CDS encoding ABC transporter ATP-binding protein, translating to MREAIKAERVSKVFHHHTAVHEVSFAIHPGEVVAILGPNGAGKTTMISMILGLLVPSNGKISVLEHPPAEKAVREQIGAMLQDVSIMHGLKVKELLDLVRSYYPDPLPLPDLIDFTGLNEKDIKTRVEKLSGGQKRRLNFGLALAGDPKLLILDEPTVGLDVHSRRLFWKTIRQLAGRGKTVIFSTHYLQEADDVADRILLFKEGRIIADGTPAKIKASLLTRTVSFQADCPVEIFKEWSAVQQAYTENGRHYLKTKDSDEVLARLFALNIGAKEIQVESGNLETAFEQLTAKPKGGV from the coding sequence ATGAGGGAAGCAATTAAGGCAGAGCGGGTATCGAAGGTATTTCACCATCACACAGCAGTTCATGAAGTATCATTTGCTATTCATCCGGGAGAGGTTGTTGCGATTCTTGGCCCAAACGGTGCTGGAAAGACGACGATGATTTCGATGATATTGGGGCTGCTCGTTCCTTCTAACGGAAAGATAAGTGTGCTTGAGCACCCGCCAGCAGAGAAGGCTGTCCGCGAGCAGATCGGAGCAATGCTTCAGGATGTCAGCATCATGCACGGGCTGAAGGTGAAGGAGCTGCTTGACCTTGTCCGCAGCTATTATCCGGATCCTTTGCCGCTTCCGGATCTGATTGATTTCACGGGGTTAAATGAAAAGGATATAAAGACAAGAGTCGAGAAGCTATCCGGCGGTCAAAAAAGACGTCTTAACTTTGGGTTAGCGCTGGCGGGGGATCCGAAGCTTTTAATATTGGATGAACCTACGGTGGGGCTGGATGTTCACTCACGGAGGCTTTTTTGGAAAACGATCCGACAGCTGGCTGGCAGGGGGAAAACGGTGATATTTTCAACCCATTATTTGCAGGAGGCGGACGATGTGGCAGACCGTATTTTACTGTTTAAAGAAGGTCGTATTATTGCGGACGGTACGCCTGCAAAAATCAAGGCCTCCCTTTTAACGAGAACGGTTTCTTTCCAAGCTGATTGCCCAGTCGAAATATTTAAGGAGTGGTCTGCGGTTCAGCAAGCATACACGGAAAATGGTCGGCACTATTTGAAAACGAAGGATTCAGATGAAGTATTGGCGCGTCTGTTTGCTTTAAACATCGGCGCCAAAGAGATTCAAGTGGAGAGCGGCAATTTAGAAACAGCCTTTGAGCAGCTGACGGCAAAACCAAAAGGAGGCGTTTAG
- a CDS encoding RNA-guided endonuclease InsQ/TnpB family protein, producing MSQTITVKIKLLPTKEQDLTLTEMSKTYISTINDLVSEMVKEKKSTKKTSKNIGASLPSAVKNQAIKDAKSVFKKAKKTKFETIPVLKKPTCIWNNQNYSLDFTHISLPIMIDGKAKKTPIRALLIDKENRNFNLLKHKLGTLRITKKSNKWIAQISVTTPTPQKTGFKVMGVDLGLKVPAVAVTDDGKVRFFGNGRQNKYKKRKFRSVRKALGKKKKLNAIRSSKNKEQRWMKDQDHKVSRAIVNFAKENEISVIRLEQLANIRQTTRTSRKNEKNLHTWSFYRLSQFIEYKAKLEGIKVEYVNPVYTSQTCPNCSEKNKAQDRKYKCKCGFEKHRDLVGAMNIRCAPVIDGNSQSA from the coding sequence ATGTCACAAACAATCACTGTAAAAATCAAATTGCTACCTACTAAAGAACAGGATTTGACTTTGACCGAAATGAGTAAAACATACATTTCAACAATCAACGATCTTGTGTCTGAAATGGTAAAAGAAAAGAAAAGCACTAAGAAAACAAGTAAAAACATTGGTGCTTCTTTGCCCAGTGCGGTGAAAAACCAAGCAATTAAAGATGCGAAAAGTGTTTTCAAGAAGGCAAAGAAAACAAAATTTGAAACCATTCCAGTCTTAAAGAAACCTACGTGTATCTGGAACAACCAAAACTACTCTTTGGACTTCACTCATATTTCACTGCCGATCATGATTGACGGTAAAGCCAAGAAAACGCCTATTCGGGCTTTATTAATTGATAAGGAAAATCGAAATTTCAATTTGCTGAAACATAAGTTAGGCACATTGCGTATCACGAAAAAGTCAAATAAATGGATCGCACAAATTTCTGTCACTACGCCTACTCCTCAAAAAACGGGATTCAAGGTTATGGGAGTTGACTTAGGTTTAAAAGTTCCGGCTGTTGCAGTAACTGATGACGGAAAAGTGCGTTTCTTTGGTAACGGCAGACAGAATAAATATAAAAAGAGAAAGTTTCGTTCTGTTCGTAAAGCATTAGGCAAAAAGAAAAAATTAAATGCTATCCGCAGTTCAAAAAACAAGGAACAGCGTTGGATGAAAGATCAAGACCATAAAGTAAGTCGTGCGATTGTTAATTTTGCTAAAGAAAATGAAATCTCTGTCATTCGTTTAGAACAATTAGCGAATATCAGACAGACGACAAGAACAAGTCGTAAAAACGAAAAGAATTTGCATACATGGTCCTTTTATCGTCTATCTCAATTTATTGAGTACAAGGCCAAGTTAGAAGGCATTAAGGTTGAATATGTGAATCCTGTTTATACGAGTCAAACATGTCCTAACTGTTCTGAAAAGAACAAAGCACAAGACCGCAAATACAAGTGTAAATGCGGATTCGAGAAACATCGTGATCTAGTAGGTGCTATGAATATTCGATGTGCACCTGTGATTGATGGTAATAGTCAATCAGCATAG
- a CDS encoding TcaA second domain-containing protein: MTAHKWLITAAAIVVISLISALIWLQQATKPEKVIGRLTEAVSKEDPALLRGVLLPDDKKADVSEPAVMAMIHYLKENNGSFEAIKEGMQEQIAENDYSANGQQIHLVNEGKKWGLFPDYKLGVKTVSVKVSGLGEEDDLALSSGQLKKPLYKQDGQLFGPILPGLYEMRMKVSNQLGTFMDKEKLDAWGSQEVSLIADSVKLAREDKKVREDILSAVDIFNRDLSSFQASGFDMAKLTNAADEIKNDPAMERDRQLFEETKSYLEEIHTQYLGAVANMDKLDIHYFDGRWMAEVDAFVHFQNKVKIKGIKEFHEEPTKTIGSYTLVYDPKKKKWMIKSLQSIPATGSEVNDWKNTLEMKVSNPKVEVWSHKSQGDYL; encoded by the coding sequence ATGACAGCGCATAAATGGTTGATCACTGCGGCGGCAATTGTTGTGATTTCCCTCATTAGTGCACTAATATGGCTGCAACAAGCAACGAAGCCAGAAAAAGTGATAGGAAGGTTAACAGAGGCCGTTTCCAAAGAAGATCCTGCGCTTCTGCGGGGGGTGCTGCTTCCTGATGACAAGAAAGCGGATGTCAGTGAGCCGGCCGTTATGGCAATGATCCATTATTTAAAAGAGAATAACGGAAGCTTTGAGGCAATTAAAGAGGGAATGCAGGAGCAAATAGCAGAAAATGATTATTCGGCTAATGGCCAGCAAATCCATTTAGTCAATGAAGGGAAAAAATGGGGGCTGTTTCCGGATTATAAATTGGGGGTGAAAACGGTCTCGGTGAAAGTTTCCGGACTGGGCGAAGAGGATGATTTAGCCCTCTCTAGTGGTCAGCTAAAGAAACCGCTGTATAAGCAAGATGGGCAGCTATTTGGCCCCATACTTCCAGGGCTGTATGAGATGAGGATGAAAGTGAGCAATCAGCTGGGGACTTTTATGGATAAAGAAAAGCTGGATGCTTGGGGAAGCCAAGAGGTAAGCTTGATTGCGGACAGTGTCAAGCTAGCAAGAGAAGACAAGAAGGTCCGTGAAGATATATTATCCGCTGTGGACATTTTTAACCGCGATCTTTCCTCGTTTCAAGCATCGGGATTCGATATGGCGAAGCTTACGAATGCAGCAGATGAAATTAAAAATGATCCAGCCATGGAAAGAGACCGCCAGCTATTTGAGGAGACGAAAAGTTATCTGGAGGAAATTCATACGCAATATTTAGGCGCAGTGGCTAATATGGATAAGCTGGACATTCATTATTTTGACGGCCGGTGGATGGCGGAAGTGGATGCGTTTGTTCATTTTCAAAACAAAGTCAAAATCAAAGGCATTAAAGAGTTCCATGAGGAGCCGACTAAAACGATCGGCAGCTATACGCTAGTCTATGATCCAAAGAAGAAGAAATGGATGATCAAAAGCCTGCAGTCCATACCGGCGACCGGCTCAGAGGTGAATGACTGGAAGAATACATTAGAGATGAAAGTGAGCAATCCGAAGGTGGAAGTATGGAGTCATAAAAGTCAGGGTGATTATTTATAA
- a CDS encoding class I SAM-dependent rRNA methyltransferase: protein MTKVQTVKINNKYAAKMKKGYPLIEKGAIEQPKLLKREGELLRLVDEKGDFIGIGYYGVQNKGLGWIISRRPDERVDTAFFARKIQTALSHRQKLFNDPETTAFRVVNGEGDGLGGVTIDFYGGYYLIQWYSKGIYSFKEPLLAALGQVAEYKGIYQKKRFKEKGQYLEEDDFVMGERGSFPIIVKENGVRFAIYLNDGAMTGVFLDQREVRKAIRERYSEGADMLNMFSYTGAFSVNAALGGANLTTSVDVANRSLPKTIEQFAVNGMDYEQQEIIVDDVFQYFKYAARKKRTFDLVVLDPPSFAKTKKRTFSAAKDYTGLLKETIAITKDQGVIVASTNCSAFGMKKFKRFIQDACKETKTNFNILEEYSLPEDFRTIRAFPEGDYLKVVFLRVKK, encoded by the coding sequence ATGACAAAAGTTCAAACAGTCAAAATTAATAATAAGTATGCGGCTAAGATGAAAAAGGGCTATCCGCTTATTGAAAAGGGGGCTATTGAACAGCCGAAGCTGCTCAAGCGGGAGGGCGAGTTGCTGCGGCTTGTAGATGAGAAAGGCGATTTTATCGGCATCGGCTATTATGGCGTACAAAATAAGGGTCTCGGATGGATTATCAGCCGCCGGCCTGATGAAAGAGTTGATACGGCCTTCTTTGCGAGAAAAATCCAAACCGCTCTTTCTCATCGTCAAAAATTATTTAATGATCCGGAAACGACAGCTTTTCGGGTGGTAAATGGAGAAGGCGACGGTCTTGGCGGAGTCACGATCGACTTCTACGGCGGTTACTACTTAATTCAATGGTACAGCAAAGGGATTTATTCATTTAAGGAGCCTCTTCTTGCAGCGCTTGGACAAGTGGCTGAATATAAAGGGATTTATCAAAAAAAGCGATTTAAAGAAAAGGGGCAATACCTTGAAGAAGATGATTTTGTTATGGGAGAAAGGGGCTCTTTCCCGATCATAGTCAAGGAAAATGGTGTGCGATTCGCGATCTACTTGAATGATGGGGCGATGACCGGGGTTTTTTTGGATCAGCGTGAGGTGCGCAAGGCGATCCGCGAACGTTATTCAGAGGGGGCAGACATGCTGAATATGTTTTCCTATACGGGAGCGTTTTCGGTGAATGCGGCTCTTGGCGGTGCCAACTTGACAACGAGCGTCGATGTGGCAAACCGCAGCCTTCCGAAGACGATTGAGCAATTTGCGGTGAACGGCATGGACTATGAACAGCAAGAAATCATTGTAGATGATGTATTTCAATATTTTAAATATGCTGCCCGGAAGAAGCGGACATTCGATCTCGTTGTTCTGGATCCGCCAAGCTTTGCGAAAACGAAAAAAAGGACATTCAGTGCGGCTAAAGACTATACCGGACTGCTGAAAGAAACAATTGCCATAACGAAAGACCAAGGTGTTATCGTGGCTTCCACGAATTGCAGCGCATTTGGCATGAAAAAATTCAAGCGCTTTATCCAAGACGCCTGTAAAGAAACAAAAACGAACTTTAATATTCTGGAAGAATACAGCTTGCCTGAAGATTTTCGGACAATCCGTGCATTTCCGGAAGGCGATTACTTGAAGGTCGTATTTTTGCGAGTGAAAAAGTAA
- a CDS encoding response regulator transcription factor — protein sequence MIRVFIAEDQRMLLSALGTLLNMEEDIEIIGCASNGKEAIDSMKRLQPDISLIDIEMPVKNGLEVAEEIKSFQPACKVIILTTFARPGYFQRAVKIGVQGYLLKDGSIEELAAAIRAIMKGERVFSPELMLDIIREENPLTAREQEILSLAAEGKTTNELTQHLFLSSGTIRNYMSEIIQKLGAKNRIEAISIAKGKGWI from the coding sequence GTGATACGAGTTTTTATTGCAGAAGATCAGCGGATGCTGCTTAGCGCCTTGGGTACTTTGCTTAATATGGAAGAAGATATAGAAATAATCGGATGTGCATCCAATGGGAAGGAAGCCATCGATTCCATGAAGCGGCTGCAGCCAGACATCAGTTTAATAGATATCGAAATGCCTGTAAAAAACGGTTTAGAGGTAGCGGAAGAAATAAAAAGCTTTCAGCCTGCCTGCAAGGTGATTATCTTAACAACCTTTGCCCGCCCGGGATATTTTCAGCGCGCGGTTAAAATAGGTGTGCAAGGGTATCTATTGAAGGATGGCTCCATTGAGGAATTGGCTGCGGCGATTCGCGCCATCATGAAGGGGGAGCGTGTTTTCAGTCCAGAGCTAATGCTGGATATTATCCGCGAGGAAAATCCCTTGACTGCTCGAGAGCAGGAGATCTTATCTTTAGCGGCAGAAGGAAAGACAACGAATGAGCTTACTCAGCACCTTTTTCTGTCCTCCGGTACGATACGGAATTACATGTCTGAGATTATACAAAAGCTGGGGGCTAAGAATCGTATTGAGGCGATTAGTATCGCGAAAGGGAAAGGCTGGATTTAA
- the tnpA gene encoding IS200/IS605 family transposase, with translation MEDYRRTTTTVSFINYHFVFCPRYRRKIFLDNKREKRFKEMVHEICEPLKIQVIALECDKDHAHMFLNVLPTLSPANIMAKIKGVTSKQLREEFPHLRHLPSLWTRSYFVSTAGNVSSQTIKRYVEQQKTRG, from the coding sequence ATGGAAGATTATAGAAGAACTACTACAACCGTATCATTCATTAACTATCATTTTGTGTTTTGTCCTCGATACAGAAGAAAAATATTTCTTGACAACAAGCGAGAAAAGAGATTCAAAGAAATGGTGCACGAAATATGCGAACCACTAAAAATACAAGTGATTGCTTTAGAATGTGACAAAGACCATGCACACATGTTTCTCAATGTACTACCTACACTAAGCCCTGCAAACATCATGGCAAAAATCAAAGGAGTGACATCTAAACAGTTGCGAGAAGAATTTCCGCACCTGCGACACCTGCCAAGTTTGTGGACACGTTCTTATTTTGTTTCTACTGCTGGAAACGTATCAAGTCAAACTATAAAGCGATATGTTGAACAACAAAAAACAAGGGGGTGA